In one window of Acipenser ruthenus unplaced genomic scaffold, fAciRut3.2 maternal haplotype, whole genome shotgun sequence DNA:
- the LOC117968951 gene encoding ependymin-like: MKSLLFPALWLSLCLTALGQKPRPCESPALLEGRIFSAAPSKHVEVLGLFSYDGYLHRFHITEEIITRNQTLFVNYIMLFKESLLYKISFHNKTCERLPLSVPFRPLEVPQDASFGGQLIIGGSSKPGEGLLVNLWKGTDPQTKGRYMMTFTEFGCLPIQQNYFSKETGGVFTSFYDMTTGIRDPNVFIPPPFCG, from the exons ATGAAGTCCCTCCTGTTCCcggctctctggctctctctctgcCTGACAGCTCTGGGACAGAAGCCCCGACCCTGCG AATCTCCGGCTCTCCTGGAAGGAAGAATCTTCTCT GCCGCTCCCAGCAAGCACGTGGAGGTGTTGGGTCTCTTCTCCTACGATGGGTACCTGCACAGGTTCCACATCACCGAGGAAATCATCACCAGAAACCAGACGCTGTTCGTGAACTATATCATGCTTTTCAAAGAG tcTCTCCTGTATAAGATCTCGTTCCACAATAAGACTTGTGAGCGTCTGCCCCTGAGCGTCCCGTTCAGGCCCCTCGAGGTCCCGCAGGACGCCTCATTCGGGGGTCAGCTGATCATCGGGGGCTCCTCCAAGCCGGGCGAGGGGCTGCTGGTCAATCTGTGGAAAGGAACAGACCCCCAAACcaaag gtcgcTACATGATGACATTCACAGAGTTCGGCTGCCTCCCGATTCAGCAGAACTACTTCAGCAAAGAGACCGGAGGCGTGTTCACAtc tttctatGACATGACGACTGGAATCCGGGACCCCAATGTGTTCATCCCCCCGCCGTTCTGTGGCTGA
- the LOC117398651 gene encoding calpain-1 catalytic subunit-like, which produces MRAHHDCGSAIDRLLQKRIYKSCVAMAEVFSSGIAARLQMLRDREDGLGQNHKAVKYMNQDFEFLRQNCLQNRVLFTDDTFPADLPSLGFKELGPRSPKTQGVRWKRPTEICSNPQFIVDGATRTDICQGALGDCWLLAAIGSLTLNETVLHRVVPHGQSFQEQYAGIFHFQFWQFGEWVDVVIDDRLPVKDGKLLFVHSYEKNEFWSALLEKAYAKVNGCYEALSGGSTSEGFEDFTGGVTEMFELRKAPPDLYSIILKALERGSLLGCSIDITSNLDMEAVTFKKLVKGHAYSVTSLREVSYRGMPTKLVRIRNPWGEVEWTGAWSDNSSEWNYVDPAVQSKLRVKCEDGEFWMSFSDFLREFSRLEICNLTPDTLKSEKIRKWNTSLYDGAWRRGSTAGGCRNYPATYWINPQFKVCLQNAQGEGAESDCSFLVALMQKNRRQQRKEGKDMETIGFAVYEVPDEVLSRSVRVHLKREYFLTHGSTARSELFINLREVSSRFTLPAGEYIIVPSTFEPQKEGDFVLRVFSETHADSEEMDDKIIAELQDEKELDESQIDAGFKNLFRQLAGEDLEISVAELQTILNRIINKHKDLKTDGFSKDCCRSMINLMDKDGNGKLGLTEFHVLWEKIKRYLTVFRKFDLDKSGTMSSYEMRLALESAGFKLPGRLHQLIILRYAEPDLAIDFDNFVSCLIRLETMFKTFKTLDTDADGVVSFSFMQWISLTMFT; this is translated from the exons ATGCGTGCGCACCATGACTGTGGAAGTGCTATCGACCGTCTGCTACAGAAGCGAATCTATAAAA GCTGCGTTGCCATGGCGGAGGTGTTCTCCTCTGGGATTGCGGCCCGCTTGCAGATGCTGCGGGACCGGGAGGATGGATTGGGTCAGAACCACAAGGCTGTGAAGTACATGAACCAAGACTTCGAGTTTCTGAGACAGAACTGCCTCCAGAACCGGGTCCTCTTCACTGACGACACCTTCCCAGCGGACCTGCCCTCCCTGGGGTTCAAGGAGCTGGGGCCACGCTCCCCCAAAACACAGGGGGTGCGCTGGAAACGACCCACC GAGATCTGCTCGAACCCTCAGTTCATTGTGGATGGAGCGACTCGCACAGACATCTGCCAGGGAGCGCTGGGGGACTGCTGGCTGCTCGCCGCCATCGGCTCCCTGACCCTGAACGAGACGGTGCTGCATCGCGTGGTTCCACACGGGCAGAGCTTCCAGGAGCAGTACGCAGGCATCTTCCACTTCCAG ttctggCAGTTTGGCGAGTGGGTGGACGTGGTGATTGATGACAGGCTGCCGGTGAAGGACGGGAAGCTGCTGTTCGTTCATTCGTATGAAAAGAATGAATTTTGGAGCGCTCTGCTGGAGAAAGCATACGCCAA GGTGAACGGGTGCTATGAGGCTCTGTCGGGGGGCAGCACCTCCGAGGGGTTCGAGGATTTCACGGGGGGCGTGACGGAGATGTTTGAGCTGAGGAAGGCCCCCCCTGATCTCTACAGCATCATCCTCAAGGCACTGGAGAGGGGCTCCCTGCTGGGCTGCTCCATCGAC ATCACAAGCAACCTGGACATGGAGGCCGTGACGTTCAAGAAGCTGGTGAAGGGACACGCCTACTCAGTGACCAGCCTGAGAGag GTGTCCTACAGAGGGATGCCCACCAAGCTGGTCCGAATCAGGAACCCCTGGGGAGAGGTGGAGTGGACTGGAGCCTGGAGCGacaa CTCATCGGAATGGAACTACGTGGACCCGGCTGTGCAGAGCAAGCTGAGAGTGAAGTGCGAGGACGGGGAGTTCTG GATGTCCTTCAGTGATTTCCTGCGTGAGTTCTCGCGGTTGGAGATCTGTAACCTGACTCCTGACACTCTGAAGTCGGAGAAGATCCGGAAGTGGAACACCTCCCTGTACGACGGAGCCTGGAGGAGGGGCAGCACTGCGGGAGGCTGCAGGAACTACCCcg CCACGTACTGGATCAATCCGCAGTTCAAGGTGTGTCTGCAGAATGCTCAGGGTGAGGGGGCGGAGTCAGACTGCAGCTTCCTGGTGGCTCTCATGCAGAAGAATCGCCGTCAGCAACGCAAAGAGGGGAAGGACATGGAGACCATTGGATTCGCTGTGTACGAG gtcccAGATGAGGTAT TATCGAGGTCAGTCCGGGTTCATCTCAAGCGTGAGTATTTCCTGACGCACGGCTCCACGGCTCGCTCAGAGCTCTTTATAAACCTGCGGGAGGTCAGCTCCCGATTCACACTGCCTGCCGGGGAATACATCATCGTACCCTCCACCTTTGAACCCCAGAAAGAGGGGGACTTCGTACTGAGAGTGTTCTCAGAGACCCATGCCGactcaga GGAGATGGATGATAAGATCATAGCTGAGCTCCAGGATGAG aAAGAGTTGGATGAGAGTCAGATTGATGCAGGCTTTAAGAATCTTTTCAGACAACTGGCTGGCGAG gacctgGAGATCAGTGTGGCAGAGCTGCAGACCATTCTCAACAGGATCATCAACAAAC ATAAAGACCTGAAGACGGACGGCTTCTCGAAGGACTGCTGCCGCAGTATGATCAACCTCATGGAC AAAGACGGCAACGGCAAGCTGGGACTCACAGAGTTTCATGTGCTGTGGGAAAAGATCAAACGCTACCTG ACGGTGTTCCGCAAGTTTGACCTGGACAAGTCTGGAACCATGAGCTCCTATGAGATGCGCCTTGCACTGGAGTCTgcgg GGTTCAAGCTGCCCGGCCGGCTGCACCAGCTCATTATCCTGCGTTACGCTGAGCCCGACCTCGCCATCGACTTCGATAACTTTGTGTCCTGCCTGATCCGCCTGGAGACCATGTTCA AGACGTTTAAAACTCTGGACACCGATGCAGACGGAGTCGTTTCTTTCAGCTTCATGCAG tggaTCTCTCTCACCATGTTCACCTAG